A window of Paenibacillus polygoni contains these coding sequences:
- a CDS encoding tetraprenyl-beta-curcumene synthase family protein: MNRVYRHIFPGVRQELSRIKMRAEEIPDPELRTQALASIASKQFHCEGGAVYAAANLSMKEILIPLIVSYQTISDYLDNLCDRSTSMDADDFRLLHKSMLDAVNPDAKLVNYYALRNEQEDEGYLHSLVSTCQSCLKRLPGYSAVKSHVQDLVGLYVDLQVYKHIKPELREQALLDWWELHKQRTPALQWNEFAAATGSTLGVFMLFLAATDPHLDDVEASSIHASYFPHVTGLHIMLDYLIDQEEDRQGGDLNFCNYYESENEMIERFAYIVDEARNDVSHIPASSFHRMIIEGLLALYLTDPKVSEQQEVRSVSKRLLRNSPLTRRFFLVNTKWIRKHMYEK, from the coding sequence ATGAACCGGGTATACAGACATATTTTCCCCGGTGTAAGACAAGAACTTAGTCGCATTAAAATGAGAGCAGAAGAGATTCCGGACCCGGAGCTTAGAACACAGGCACTTGCCAGTATTGCAAGCAAACAGTTTCACTGCGAAGGAGGCGCTGTTTATGCAGCCGCCAATTTGTCGATGAAGGAGATCCTTATTCCGCTCATCGTATCGTACCAAACGATCAGTGATTATTTGGATAATTTATGCGATCGAAGCACTTCCATGGATGCCGATGATTTTAGGTTGCTACATAAATCGATGCTTGACGCGGTTAATCCTGACGCGAAATTAGTAAATTATTATGCACTTCGTAATGAACAAGAAGATGAAGGTTATTTGCATAGTCTTGTATCTACTTGTCAATCCTGCTTAAAGAGGTTGCCCGGATATTCGGCTGTTAAATCTCATGTCCAGGATTTGGTAGGGCTCTATGTTGACTTACAAGTGTACAAGCATATTAAGCCTGAACTTCGTGAACAAGCTTTACTCGATTGGTGGGAACTTCATAAGCAGCGCACGCCGGCATTACAATGGAATGAGTTTGCAGCAGCTACGGGTTCAACACTAGGGGTATTCATGCTTTTCCTTGCTGCTACAGACCCACATCTAGATGATGTTGAAGCTTCCTCTATTCATGCATCCTATTTCCCGCATGTGACAGGACTACACATCATGCTCGATTACTTAATCGATCAGGAGGAAGACAGACAGGGTGGAGATCTTAACTTTTGTAATTATTACGAAAGTGAGAATGAAATGATCGAACGGTTCGCTTATATTGTTGACGAGGCTCGTAACGACGTTTCGCACATTCCCGCCAGCTCTTTTCACCGGATGATTATTGAAGGACTGCTTGCACTATACTTGACTGATCCTAAGGTCAGCGAGCAGCAGGAGGTTCGTTCCGTCTCCAAAAGGTTACTAAGAAATAGCCCGCTAACTAGACGCTTTTTCTTGGTCAATACCAAATGGATTCGTAAACATATGTATGAGAAATAA
- the pfkA gene encoding 6-phosphofructokinase, protein MSAVKKIAVLTSGGDSQGMNAAVRAVVRSGLYYGLEVFGIQRGYQGLLNNDIRQMDLRSVGDIIQRGGTVLQSARCKEFMTPEGQQKGADILREHGIDGLVVIGGDGSYQGANKLSKLGINTMALPGTIDNDISYTDYTIGFDTATSIVVDAINKLRDTMSSHERSSIVEVMGRHCGDIALHAGLASGAETILVPEVPFDMDEVANRMRSNFEHGKRHSIIVVAEGVGKGEDVAKEIMERCPAYEPRVTVLGHIQRGGTPTPFDRNLASRLGDFAVRKLIEGESDKACGIINNQLTLTDIDLVVNTKKPINMELYDLALRLSQ, encoded by the coding sequence ATGTCAGCAGTCAAAAAAATTGCAGTGTTAACTAGTGGAGGAGACTCTCAGGGAATGAACGCCGCTGTTCGTGCCGTGGTACGCAGCGGGCTTTACTATGGGCTTGAAGTATTCGGTATTCAACGTGGGTATCAAGGTCTCTTAAATAATGATATTCGCCAAATGGATCTTCGCAGTGTTGGAGATATTATTCAGCGCGGCGGAACCGTGCTTCAATCTGCTCGTTGTAAGGAGTTTATGACACCAGAAGGTCAACAAAAAGGTGCAGACATTCTGAGAGAGCACGGCATCGACGGTCTTGTCGTTATTGGCGGGGACGGATCTTATCAAGGGGCTAACAAGCTGAGTAAACTCGGAATTAATACGATGGCTCTTCCTGGCACAATTGACAATGATATTTCTTATACGGATTACACGATTGGGTTTGATACAGCTACAAGTATTGTAGTAGATGCCATTAACAAACTTCGTGATACCATGTCTTCACATGAACGTTCCTCCATCGTAGAGGTTATGGGTCGCCACTGTGGTGATATCGCACTGCATGCAGGACTAGCATCTGGTGCTGAGACTATTCTTGTTCCAGAAGTTCCATTTGATATGGATGAAGTGGCAAATCGAATGAGATCAAACTTTGAACACGGAAAACGTCATAGTATCATTGTTGTGGCAGAAGGTGTTGGCAAGGGAGAAGACGTGGCTAAAGAAATTATGGAACGCTGCCCAGCATATGAGCCGCGAGTAACCGTTCTAGGTCATATTCAGCGTGGCGGTACGCCAACTCCGTTTGATCGTAACTTAGCTAGCCGTCTAGGTGATTTTGCTGTTCGTAAACTGATTGAAGGTGAATCCGATAAAGCTTGCGGAATTATTAATAATCAGTTGACTCTTACAGACATTGACCTTGTAGTTAATACAAAAAAACCAATTAATATGGAATTGTATGATCTTGCACTTCGCCTTTCACAATAA
- a CDS encoding MATE family efflux transporter yields MNQTFTTSQKWKQFLIILLPILITQISLSAITFFDTNMSGHYSPQDLAGVAIGASLWVPIQTGLSGILMGITPIVSQLIGSGRKSDVRFNVIQALYFAVTIAIFILLVGSFIIGPVLEFMSLEDRVQSVAYYFLCAISFGVIPLFGYTVLRNFMDSLGQTRITMIITLISLPINILLNYLLIFGQLGFPRLGGVGAGVASACTYWIIFFISIVVVHRIHPFAEYGIFRKWHGPSIRKWKELLTIGIPIGFAIFFETSVFSAVTLLMSSFDTATIAAHQAALNFASTLYMIPLSISMALTILVGFEVGAKRLQDAKKYSIIGIGSAVTLSLLTAVVLIVFGKQVAGIYSTDPLVISLIQHFLVYAIFFQISDAVATPVQGSLRGYKDVSPAFIITFIAFWVIGLPVGFITATYTTLGPYGYWIGLIVGLGFGAFALLWRLVRIQRKYNQKLTSK; encoded by the coding sequence ATGAATCAGACATTTACTACTTCGCAAAAATGGAAGCAATTTCTTATCATTTTGCTCCCCATCCTCATTACGCAGATTTCGTTATCGGCAATCACTTTTTTTGACACCAATATGTCAGGCCACTACAGCCCGCAAGATTTAGCAGGTGTGGCGATTGGAGCTAGTCTCTGGGTGCCCATCCAGACTGGGCTCAGCGGGATTCTCATGGGAATTACACCGATTGTATCTCAGTTGATCGGCAGCGGTCGCAAGAGTGATGTGCGTTTCAATGTAATACAGGCGCTCTATTTTGCTGTTACGATCGCAATTTTTATTCTTCTTGTGGGAAGTTTCATCATTGGCCCTGTTTTAGAATTTATGAGTCTTGAAGATCGGGTTCAATCGGTTGCTTATTATTTCTTATGCGCTATTTCATTTGGGGTTATCCCGCTCTTCGGATATACCGTACTTCGTAACTTTATGGATTCTCTTGGCCAAACAAGAATAACGATGATCATTACGCTCATTTCCTTGCCAATTAATATCTTACTGAATTATCTACTGATATTTGGTCAACTTGGCTTCCCTCGTCTAGGCGGGGTTGGGGCGGGTGTTGCTTCCGCATGTACGTACTGGATTATATTCTTTATATCTATCGTTGTTGTGCATCGTATACACCCTTTTGCCGAGTATGGCATCTTCCGGAAATGGCATGGTCCTTCTATTCGTAAATGGAAAGAGCTTTTGACTATTGGTATACCCATTGGATTTGCGATCTTTTTTGAGACCTCTGTATTCTCAGCGGTTACCTTACTTATGAGCAGTTTTGATACAGCAACCATTGCAGCGCATCAAGCTGCCCTAAACTTTGCTTCTACCTTATACATGATTCCTCTTAGTATCAGTATGGCTCTCACGATACTGGTCGGTTTTGAAGTTGGAGCAAAAAGATTACAGGATGCTAAGAAATACAGCATCATTGGAATTGGCAGTGCTGTAACGCTATCATTACTTACTGCTGTGGTGCTTATTGTATTTGGCAAGCAGGTTGCTGGTATATACTCTACCGACCCTCTGGTCATTAGTCTGATTCAGCATTTTTTAGTATATGCTATTTTCTTTCAAATTTCAGATGCAGTAGCCACACCCGTACAAGGTTCATTACGAGGTTACAAGGATGTTTCCCCTGCTTTTATCATCACTTTTATTGCTTTTTGGGTAATTGGACTGCCCGTCGGGTTTATAACGGCTACTTATACAACTCTCGGACCTTACGGGTACTGGATTGGTTTAATCGTTGGCCTTGGCTTCGGAGCATTCGCCCTGTTATGGCGCCTTGTTAGAATACAACGAAAATATAATCAAAAGTTAACAAGTAAGTAA
- a CDS encoding YitT family protein — protein sequence MFKLLTKSALVFIGGAIIAAGFNLFLIPHELLSGGISGVSMLIGYFTSLDFNFMYFALNIPLLIAGWFMLGRRFITFSILNVIATTWMLNLVPVTAVVVDPLLSSVFGGVLIGVGTGLAYRAGGSSGGLDIVASIITRYRDFPIGTIMACMNGIIIMLAGYLNDDWNIALISVLSIYITGKIIDLIHIGHVKVTLFIVTNETETMLKKLLPRQRGVTKIKTQGAFTEHEKDMLMTVTTKYELDEIKQIIKDTDPKAFVNIVETVGIMGSFRKN from the coding sequence GTGTTTAAATTACTAACAAAATCCGCACTTGTTTTTATAGGCGGTGCCATTATTGCAGCAGGCTTCAATCTTTTTTTAATCCCTCATGAGCTTCTTAGTGGGGGTATTTCTGGTGTATCCATGCTGATCGGATATTTCACCAGTCTTGATTTTAACTTCATGTACTTCGCTCTTAACATCCCGCTCCTTATTGCCGGTTGGTTTATGCTCGGCAGAAGGTTTATCACTTTTAGCATATTGAATGTTATAGCGACGACATGGATGTTAAATTTAGTACCTGTAACTGCCGTCGTAGTAGACCCGCTCCTCTCTTCGGTATTTGGGGGGGTACTGATAGGGGTAGGAACTGGCCTTGCATACCGGGCAGGAGGATCATCTGGAGGTCTCGATATCGTTGCTTCCATTATTACCCGGTACCGAGATTTTCCTATCGGAACGATTATGGCGTGTATGAACGGGATTATCATTATGCTTGCCGGATATTTGAATGATGACTGGAATATTGCCTTAATCTCTGTATTATCCATTTATATAACAGGCAAAATTATTGACCTTATTCATATCGGGCATGTAAAAGTGACTTTATTTATCGTTACCAACGAGACAGAGACCATGCTAAAAAAATTGTTGCCAAGGCAGCGAGGAGTCACCAAAATCAAAACACAAGGTGCCTTCACTGAACATGAAAAAGATATGCTGATGACGGTAACGACAAAATATGAACTCGACGAAATTAAACAAATTATCAAGGATACCGATCCGAAGGCATTTGTTAACATTGTAGAAACTGTCGGGATTATGGGTTCTTTTAGGAAGAATTAG
- a CDS encoding DEAD/DEAH box helicase, with product MTTFSEFNLEPKVLQAITELGFEEATPIQSKSIPLALGGSDLIGQAQTGTGKTAAFGIPLISKIDRADEKIRALIMAPTRELAIQVAEEIEKLSRFKGIRTLPIYGGQDIVRQIRALKKKPQVIIGTPGRLLDHINRKTIKLEDVQTVVLDEADEMLDMGFMEDIQSILKQVPDERQTMLFSATMPPNIQKLAQQFLKNPEHVSVIPKQVSAPLIDQSYIEVPERQKFDALSRLLDMESPELAIVFGRTKRRVDELAEALQKRGYSADGLHGDLSQNQRDAVMRKFRDGSIDVLVATDVAARGLDVSGVTHVVNFDLPQDPESYVHRIGRTGRAGKEGAAYSFVTPREIDHLHFIERVTRHRIPRKPLPTLAEAIEGKQRVTAERLLEIVQDGELNEYKGIAIQMLEQYDSVQLLSAALKLLTGDKKDATIELTPEDPIRAKRRKPDVRSSGRKPSGGYGGNRSGGYNRSGSGSSNRGGYNSGGRKEGGYNRDRDRDRKPRSYSSNNSAGNNSNNNSGERRPRREDSSFE from the coding sequence TTGACAACTTTCTCAGAATTTAATTTGGAACCTAAGGTTCTGCAAGCAATTACGGAACTAGGATTCGAAGAAGCAACACCCATTCAATCGAAATCAATCCCATTAGCACTTGGCGGAAGTGATTTGATTGGACAAGCACAAACAGGTACAGGTAAAACGGCTGCGTTTGGTATTCCACTCATCAGCAAAATCGACAGAGCTGACGAAAAAATTCGTGCCCTGATTATGGCACCTACCCGTGAACTTGCTATTCAAGTAGCAGAAGAAATCGAGAAACTTTCTCGTTTTAAAGGGATCCGCACTCTTCCAATCTACGGCGGTCAAGATATCGTTCGCCAAATTCGCGCTTTGAAAAAGAAACCACAAGTGATTATCGGTACACCGGGTCGTTTGCTTGACCATATCAACCGTAAAACAATCAAACTTGAAGATGTACAAACTGTTGTACTGGACGAAGCTGATGAAATGCTCGATATGGGATTCATGGAAGATATCCAATCGATCCTGAAACAAGTTCCAGACGAGCGTCAAACGATGTTGTTCTCGGCTACAATGCCTCCTAACATTCAAAAACTTGCACAACAATTCTTGAAAAACCCAGAGCACGTATCCGTTATTCCTAAACAAGTAAGCGCACCGCTTATCGATCAATCTTATATCGAAGTACCTGAACGTCAAAAATTTGACGCGCTGAGCCGTTTGCTTGATATGGAATCTCCTGAGCTTGCTATCGTATTCGGTCGTACAAAACGCCGTGTAGACGAGCTTGCAGAAGCTTTGCAAAAACGTGGATACTCTGCAGATGGTTTGCATGGTGACCTTTCTCAGAATCAACGTGACGCTGTAATGCGTAAATTCCGTGATGGAAGCATTGATGTACTCGTAGCTACAGACGTAGCAGCTCGTGGACTTGACGTTTCTGGCGTAACGCATGTAGTAAACTTTGACCTTCCACAAGATCCTGAGAGCTATGTTCACCGTATTGGTCGTACAGGCCGTGCAGGTAAAGAAGGGGCAGCTTACTCTTTCGTAACTCCGCGTGAAATTGATCATTTGCACTTCATCGAGCGTGTAACTCGTCACCGCATTCCGCGTAAACCGCTTCCTACACTTGCTGAAGCAATTGAAGGTAAACAACGCGTAACTGCAGAGCGTCTTCTTGAAATTGTTCAAGATGGTGAACTGAACGAGTACAAAGGTATTGCGATTCAAATGCTTGAGCAGTACGATTCTGTACAACTCTTATCTGCAGCTCTGAAACTCCTTACAGGAGACAAAAAAGATGCAACGATCGAACTTACACCTGAGGATCCGATTCGTGCGAAACGTCGTAAACCAGATGTTCGTTCTAGTGGACGTAAGCCTTCTGGCGGTTACGGTGGTAATCGCAGCGGCGGATACAACCGCAGCGGCAGCGGAAGCAGCAACCGAGGCGGATACAACAGTGGTGGACGTAAAGAAGGCGGATATAATCGTGACCGTGATCGTGATCGCAAACCGCGTTCTTATAGCAGCAATAACAGTGCTGGCAACAACAGCAATAACAATAGCGGTGAGCGCAGACCTCGTCGTGAAGATTCTTCATTTGAATAA
- a CDS encoding YjcZ family sporulation protein: MSYGCGPVVGGCGTGGFEWFSIGTILVLFILLVIISKTFFC, translated from the coding sequence ATGTCTTACGGCTGCGGTCCTGTTGTTGGTGGATGTGGTACTGGTGGATTTGAATGGTTCTCCATAGGTACGATTCTCGTTTTATTCATCCTGCTTGTCATTATTTCTAAAACCTTCTTCTGTTAA
- a CDS encoding YesL family protein yields the protein MEFKGAMGGIYRLTEWITRFAGANLLWVLCASPFFFFTIVKILVLGQGMTNESLQMNWAIAVVAPFTFFPATAALFGVVRKWVMGDPDVPVFKTFFAGYKDNFKQSMLGGIFYTILFVVMYLDYTVYMTQFQNLQLIGIIMLILLLLLGVSMFNFFSMVVHYHMSIGLIIKNAVLITLIRPFRVFSTLLGAGLVTYIGAQYPALFFFFIGSIIAWFAFFNFYATFTKMQEQIEKMQADQADEEGTLEEPSSESRTELK from the coding sequence TTGGAGTTTAAGGGAGCAATGGGAGGCATATATCGCCTTACGGAATGGATCACTAGATTTGCAGGGGCTAACCTGTTATGGGTACTCTGTGCTTCACCATTCTTTTTCTTTACGATTGTGAAGATTCTCGTATTGGGGCAAGGAATGACGAATGAATCGCTGCAAATGAACTGGGCCATCGCAGTTGTGGCACCGTTTACATTCTTTCCTGCGACAGCAGCCTTATTTGGTGTAGTTCGTAAGTGGGTCATGGGGGATCCTGATGTCCCTGTATTCAAAACCTTTTTTGCCGGTTACAAAGATAACTTTAAGCAAAGTATGTTAGGCGGTATTTTCTATACTATTCTATTTGTTGTAATGTATTTGGATTATACCGTATACATGACACAATTTCAGAATTTGCAGTTAATTGGCATTATTATGCTGATTCTATTACTATTACTTGGTGTTTCTATGTTTAACTTCTTTTCGATGGTGGTTCATTACCACATGTCGATTGGACTCATCATTAAGAATGCTGTGCTCATTACGTTAATCCGTCCCTTCCGCGTGTTCTCAACTCTGCTTGGAGCGGGATTAGTAACTTATATTGGTGCACAGTATCCAGCATTGTTCTTTTTCTTTATTGGCAGCATCATTGCATGGTTTGCTTTCTTTAATTTCTACGCTACTTTCACCAAAATGCAGGAACAAATAGAGAAAATGCAAGCAGATCAAGCAGATGAAGAGGGAACTCTAGAAGAACCATCCTCAGAGTCCCGCACAGAATTGAAATAA
- a CDS encoding DUF1499 domain-containing protein: MSLKRTLVGIIRSMEGTSDRAKDPKMKTRYYNLSRDKAWEEISSLMKKIPGYKVLHEVPSVGEITMEKRTTFGRTLDITVTLIQVTPVRTAVDIYSASKGSLGDLGANYRIIIQLFDIIDKKLSRYKVTGE; this comes from the coding sequence TTGTCACTCAAAAGAACACTTGTCGGTATTATCCGCAGTATGGAAGGAACAAGCGATCGAGCTAAGGATCCCAAAATGAAAACACGTTACTATAACTTGTCAAGAGATAAAGCATGGGAAGAAATTTCCTCTCTAATGAAGAAGATTCCTGGCTACAAAGTACTTCACGAGGTACCTTCTGTGGGTGAAATTACGATGGAGAAACGCACTACTTTTGGCCGTACATTAGATATTACGGTGACTTTAATTCAAGTGACACCTGTCCGTACGGCGGTTGATATTTATTCTGCTTCAAAAGGTTCATTAGGAGATCTTGGAGCGAACTATCGGATTATAATACAACTTTTTGATATTATTGATAAGAAGCTCTCCAGGTATAAAGTAACCGGAGAATAA
- the tpx gene encoding thiol peroxidase, translated as MSQERSGVATFKGSPLTLIGPELKAGDPAPNFTLNKDLLTEVTLSDYAGKIKLISVVPSLDTGVCDAQTRRFNEEAASLGENVVILTVSADLPFAQARWCGAAGVDKVVTLSDYKTNSFGQAYGVLIKEFALDMRSIFVIDANDKITYVEYLAEMAEPPNFEAAIQAVKELL; from the coding sequence ATGTCCCAAGAACGTAGTGGCGTAGCCACATTTAAAGGCAGTCCCCTCACACTGATCGGACCCGAACTGAAAGCGGGAGATCCAGCTCCCAACTTTACACTAAACAAAGACTTGCTTACTGAAGTAACTCTTTCGGACTATGCTGGCAAAATCAAACTGATCAGCGTCGTTCCTTCCCTAGATACGGGTGTATGTGATGCACAAACTCGCCGTTTCAATGAAGAGGCTGCTTCTCTTGGAGAGAATGTAGTTATCTTAACAGTAAGCGCAGATCTACCTTTTGCTCAAGCTCGCTGGTGCGGTGCAGCAGGCGTGGATAAAGTAGTAACCCTTTCGGATTACAAAACGAACTCCTTTGGTCAAGCATATGGTGTTCTCATTAAAGAATTCGCACTTGATATGCGTTCTATTTTTGTAATTGATGCAAACGACAAAATTACATATGTAGAGTATCTGGCGGAAATGGCAGAGCCGCCTAACTTTGAAGCAGCAATTCAAGCAGTAAAAGAACTTTTGTAA
- a CDS encoding rhomboid family intramembrane serine protease: MIFLRYENWKGYIKYYPITTILLAANVIMFIVLVFNGGSENPYTLIKFGALANIPPLNEEVWRLFASMFLHSGFSHLFFNCFALLVFAPPLERLLGWWKYAFLYVASGFIGNLITQGYYNNLSSAAFSVGASGAIYGVYGAFLYIAIFQRNKMDEASRKVMYTILGFGIIFSLGVANINLVAHFGGLIAGFFIYGLLIRLFKQKHR; the protein is encoded by the coding sequence ATGATATTTTTGCGTTATGAGAACTGGAAAGGATACATAAAGTATTATCCGATAACCACGATCTTACTTGCAGCTAACGTCATTATGTTTATAGTATTAGTCTTTAATGGTGGATCGGAGAATCCTTACACCTTAATAAAATTTGGAGCTTTAGCTAATATCCCTCCATTGAATGAGGAAGTTTGGCGCTTATTCGCTTCGATGTTCCTTCATTCTGGATTTAGTCATTTGTTCTTTAATTGTTTTGCCTTGCTGGTATTTGCACCGCCGCTGGAAAGATTACTTGGTTGGTGGAAATATGCTTTTTTATACGTAGCAAGTGGTTTTATTGGTAATCTGATTACACAGGGTTATTATAATAACCTGTCGTCAGCCGCATTTTCGGTGGGAGCATCAGGTGCAATCTATGGTGTTTATGGTGCATTTTTGTATATAGCTATTTTCCAGCGCAACAAGATGGATGAAGCCTCAAGAAAAGTGATGTATACCATTTTAGGATTTGGTATTATTTTTTCATTAGGTGTAGCGAACATTAATTTAGTTGCTCATTTTGGCGGGCTGATTGCTGGCTTTTTCATATACGGGTTACTAATTAGATTATTTAAACAGAAGCATCGTTGA
- a CDS encoding LysR family transcriptional regulator, whose protein sequence is MELRQLQYFLKVAQKEHVTQAAEELHVAQSAVSRQIHHLEEELGVDLFMHKGRNLQLTPVGQLFCKRVEGILKDLDRAVGEVHEFSDPEKGEIRIGFPHSLGIHLIPSVVSEFRKRYPNVKFKFKQGMYPTLIRDVLSSEVDLAFISPFPEKHEQIGGDVVLTEELYAILPQNHPLAGEETIRLEQLKEDKFILFSKGYSLRPIVWHACLEAGFTPRIAFEGEETDAIRGLVAAGMGVSVLPEMALFQTNPLQPARVRLSSPRVTRSIGLIHRNDEKLPLVAQSFRSFLLDYFGLENNKTPVN, encoded by the coding sequence GTGGAACTACGACAGTTGCAGTACTTTTTAAAGGTTGCACAGAAAGAACACGTGACTCAAGCTGCGGAAGAGCTTCATGTAGCTCAATCCGCAGTAAGTCGCCAGATTCATCATCTTGAAGAGGAACTCGGAGTCGACTTGTTTATGCACAAGGGAAGAAATTTGCAACTTACTCCTGTGGGACAATTATTCTGTAAAAGAGTAGAGGGGATTCTTAAGGACTTGGATCGGGCTGTTGGTGAGGTACATGAATTTTCGGACCCGGAAAAAGGGGAAATTCGTATTGGTTTCCCGCATAGTCTTGGTATTCACCTTATTCCTTCTGTCGTATCGGAGTTTAGAAAGCGCTATCCTAATGTGAAATTTAAATTTAAACAAGGGATGTACCCAACATTGATTAGAGATGTATTATCTTCAGAAGTAGATCTAGCGTTTATTTCTCCTTTTCCTGAAAAACATGAGCAGATCGGCGGGGATGTCGTTCTTACAGAAGAGTTGTATGCCATTTTACCACAAAACCACCCGCTTGCTGGAGAAGAAACCATTCGATTGGAACAATTAAAAGAAGACAAGTTCATCTTATTTAGCAAAGGTTATTCTCTAAGGCCGATCGTATGGCATGCTTGTTTAGAAGCAGGATTTACTCCGAGGATTGCATTTGAAGGTGAAGAGACAGATGCTATACGCGGTCTTGTAGCAGCGGGAATGGGTGTGAGTGTTCTCCCGGAAATGGCTTTATTTCAAACCAACCCGCTTCAACCTGCTAGAGTAAGGTTATCAAGCCCGAGAGTAACTCGTTCCATCGGACTGATTCATCGAAATGATGAGAAGTTGCCGCTGGTTGCGCAGTCTTTCCGGTCATTTTTACTTGATTACTTTGGCTTAGAAAATAACAAAACCCCAGTCAATTAA
- a CDS encoding zinc metallopeptidase — protein MGFLYVLIIVAFILSLWAQFRVKGTFNKWAKVENTTGMTGYDVARRMLDLNGLHDVPIEPVRGALSDHYDPIHRVVRLSEPVYYERSISAVSVASHEVGHAIQHKEHYPMLVLRHRIFPVVNFASGIAPFLILGGFIFNAFNLIGLGIIFFSVTVAFQLITLPVEFNASNRARDIIVQEGFIQREEERGVGKVLNAAALTYVAAALISLLELIRYIAIFTSNRE, from the coding sequence ATGGGATTTCTGTATGTTCTAATTATTGTTGCATTTATATTGTCACTTTGGGCCCAGTTCCGAGTAAAAGGTACATTTAATAAATGGGCTAAAGTAGAAAACACCACCGGAATGACAGGCTATGATGTTGCAAGACGCATGCTCGATCTTAACGGACTTCATGATGTTCCGATTGAGCCTGTTCGCGGCGCTCTATCTGACCACTATGACCCGATTCACCGTGTGGTTCGTCTGTCAGAGCCCGTGTATTACGAAAGATCCATTTCAGCCGTTTCTGTTGCATCTCACGAGGTGGGTCACGCGATTCAGCATAAAGAACATTATCCAATGCTCGTATTGCGTCACAGAATTTTCCCAGTCGTGAACTTTGCATCCGGTATTGCACCATTTCTTATTTTGGGTGGATTTATCTTTAATGCTTTTAATTTAATTGGTCTTGGTATCATTTTCTTCTCGGTAACAGTAGCCTTTCAATTGATTACCCTTCCTGTTGAATTTAATGCCAGCAACCGTGCTCGCGACATTATTGTACAAGAAGGTTTCATTCAGAGGGAAGAAGAACGTGGTGTTGGTAAAGTTCTTAATGCCGCAGCCCTGACTTATGTAGCTGCTGCTCTTATCTCCCTACTTGAGCTTATTAGATACATTGCGATTTTCACAAGTAACCGTGAATAG
- a CDS encoding MerR family transcriptional regulator, producing the protein MKLYRIGELSKAAGVSERTIDYYTKLGLITPEQRTQKNYRLYNHETLSRLERIIQMKLEKYSLEEIKQSLEKWSSVSSNEQVTSKLNSLEIHVQQLEREMNELKPLLQDMKPTHQRKVVAGLLTKSAACMEALKILLESSMM; encoded by the coding sequence ATGAAACTGTATCGAATCGGTGAATTGTCGAAAGCTGCCGGTGTCAGTGAACGTACGATTGACTATTACACGAAGCTTGGGCTAATCACGCCAGAGCAACGTACACAAAAAAACTATAGATTATACAATCATGAAACCTTGTCTCGTCTCGAACGTATTATCCAGATGAAACTAGAGAAGTATAGTCTCGAAGAGATTAAACAGTCTTTAGAAAAATGGAGCTCCGTTTCCTCAAATGAGCAGGTTACAAGCAAACTTAACAGTCTGGAAATTCATGTACAGCAGCTTGAACGAGAAATGAACGAACTGAAACCTCTCCTTCAAGACATGAAACCAACCCATCAGCGCAAAGTCGTTGCAGGGTTGTTAACGAAAAGTGCCGCTTGTATGGAAGCACTGAAGATTTTGCTTGAAAGCTCCATGATGTAG